In Chondrinema litorale, the DNA window CCAAAGCCTGCTGTACTTGTTGGTTATGATCTAAAATCATTTCAGGTAATTCCTTAATATCATACCAATTTATAGAATGATCTAATTCTGTAGTTCTTGGATTAACTTTATTAATATCAACCAAAGCATAATAACCAATAGACACAAATCTTTTCGTAATCCAATCGTAATCTTCTTTTTCAAAAAATACTTCTCCGAGTTTTTCTTGATTGAGGTCAAGCATCTTCTTAAAAAATGTACTATTTGTTCTTTGAGCTTCACCAAAAACCCTAAACTGATCCAAAAAAACTTCTTTTATTCCTGTTCTTTCTTCGAGAATACGTTGTGCCGCCTGATCTATACTTTCGTGCTGAAAAATAAAACCACTTGGCAAAGCCCAAAAACCTCCTATCAAGTTCAACTTTGGAATTAAAACCTGAAGGTTGCCCTCTTTATAACCAAAAATCACACAATCTATAGAAAGTTGTTGGATAAAATTCTGTTGGCTAATTGCTCTCATACACTATCATGCTAAATGGAAACTAAGCATGTTTCCATGATTTAGATATTCTCTTTCTGAATTTTGGAATTACCACTCAGCCAAAGATAGGAAAAATTTATTGTCTATTTTTTAGACAATAAAAAATATTGTATACATTTGTTATAATTCACTAACTCTATATATGAAAATGATTTCACTTCGCACTCCCTATTTACTTTTAGGATTTTTCCTATTATGCTTTTCGTGTACTAAGCAGCAACAACACAAAAACATCTTGGTTTTTAGCAAAACGGAAGGTTTTAGACATGAATCAATTGAAGCTGGTAAAACAGCACTTACAAAAATGGCTCAAGAAAAAGGCTTTGATGTGAGCTTTACTGAAGATGCCACACAGTTTAATGAAAATAACCTAAAGAAATACAATACGATTGTCTTTTTGAACACCACAGGCGATATACTCAACGATGAACAACAAACCTCGTTTGAGCGATATATACAAGCTGGAGGTGGCTATGTGGGTATCCACTCAGCTACAGATACTGAGTACGATTGGCCTTGGTATGGTGCACTAGCAGGAGCATATTTTCTAGACCATCCGAGTGACCCAAGTAATGTGCAGAAAGGTAAATTTATGGTAACTGAGACTAATTGGGCTACAGAAGGAATGCCTAAAGAGTTTGAGCGTACTGATGAATTTTATAGCTATAAAAACATCTCTCCTAAAATAAATGTAGTAGTCGAGCTGGATAATGAAAGCTACATTGGCGGCAACAATCCCGGTTTCCACCCAATGAGCTGGTATCAGGAATTTGATGGTGGACGTGCTTTTTATACAGGAATGGGACATACAGATGAAACATTTTCAGAGAAATTATTTTTGGATCATCTTTGGGCTGGAATCAATTATACATCAGGTGGAGATACTCCAAAACCTTTAGATTTTAGCAAAGCAAAACCAGAAGAAAACCGCTTTACAAAAGTAGTGCTCAAAGAAAAGTTGGATGAACCAATGGAGCTTACTATACTTGATGATAGAAGAATACTTTTTATTCAGCGTAAAGGAGAAGTGCTACTTTATAACATTCTTACTAAAGAACTTAAAACTATTGCCAAGATTCCTGTAAGCTTAAAATATGTAAGCAAAGAGGGAAAAGAATCTACTGCAGAGGATGGCCTTTTAGGCTTAAATAAAGACCCTAATTTTGCCGAAAACCACTGGATTTATCTTTATTATTCTCCAGTAGAAGAGCCTATGAATGTATTAGCCCGCTTCGAATTGGATGGTGATGAGTTACTACTTGATACTAAAAAAGTAATGTTAGAAGTTCCTACACAAAGAGAAGAATGCTGCCACACAGGTGGTTCAATTGCTTGGGATAGTGAAGGAAATCTTTATTTATCAACTGGTGACAATACCAATCCACATGGCTCTAGTGGTTATAGCCCAAGTGATGAACGTGATGGCAGAAGTGCTTGGGATGCGCAAAAATCATCTGCTAACACAAACGATTTAAGAGGTAAAATTTTAAGAATTACGCCACAAGCAGATGGTACTTACAAAATACCAGCAGGTAATCTTTTCTCAGAAGGAACAGATAAAACTCGTCCAGAGATTTATACAATGGGACACAGAAATCCTTTTAGAATTTCTATTGACCAACACACTGGTTATTTATATTGGGGAGATGTAGGACCAGATGCTTCTAAACCAGATTCTACTCGCGGTCCTGCTGGCCACGATGAAGTAGGACAAGCAAAAAAAGCCGGAAACTTTGGTTGGCCTCATTTTGTAGGTAATAATATTGCTTACCATAAATACGATTTTGAAAATGAGATTTCTTTGCCAAAGTGGGATCCGAAGGCTCCAATTAATACTTCTCCTAATAACACTGGCTTAGAAAAACTACCACCTGCCCAAAATGCTTTTATTTGGTATCCTTATGCCGAGTCTGAGATATTTCCACTAGTTGGTGCAGGTGGAAGAAATGCTATGGCTGGTCCAGTTTATTATTCAGGAGATTTTAAAAATGCCGAAAGGGCTTTCCCAAGTTATTACGATGGCAAATTGCTTGCTTACGAATGGATGCGTGGTTGGATTATGTCTGTAACGATGGATGAAGAAGGTAACTTAGCTTCTATGGAGCGTTTTATGCCAAGCTATCGCTTTAGTAATCCGATGGACATGGAATTTCATGAAAATGGAGACCTTTATATGCTCGAATATGGCTCTGGTTGGTTTACACAAAACGATGATGCCCGACTGATCAGAATTGAATACAACGGAGGAAACCGTAAACCACAAATCAAAATGATTGCTAGCCAAATGGGCGGTTCAGTTCCATTCGACTTAAAACTAAGTGCAGCAGGTACAACCGATGCAGATGCAGATGAATTAAAGTATACTTGGAAGGTTACCTCAGATAACAATTTCTCAGAAACTATTAATACTCAAGATGCTAACTTAAACCTAAATGACATTGGTGTTTATAATGTTACTCTTACTGTAGACGATGGAAAAGGCGGAGTAAACTCTCAAAGTATGGAAGTAGTTGCAGGTAACGAACCTCCTGTTTTAACACTAGATATGCCAAATAGCAACAAATCTTTTTATGTTCCTAATGCATCAGTGGCTTACGATATACAAGTAAATGATAAAGAAGATGGAAGTTTGGAGAGTGGAATTGATCCTGCAGAAGTTTCTGTTTCTATTGATTATTTGGCAGAAGGTTTCGATCAAATTGAAATTGCTCAAGGCCACCGTTCTGCTGATGCGTCTGCCCAATTTGTTTCTGGTAAGAAATTGATTGACGGAAGTGATTGTGTGGCTTGCCATAAGCAAAAAGAAAAGTCTATTGGCCCATCTTATCTGGATGTTGCACTCAAATACAAAGGAGACAACAATGCAGTAGAGTATTTAAGTAAGAAAATTATTTCTGGTGGTGGAGGTGTTTGGGGTGAAACTGCTATGGCTGCACATCCTCAACTTTCTGCAGAAGAGGCATCTGACATCGCTAAGTATATTCTTAGTATATCTAATCAGAAAAAAGATGAAAATGCACTTCCAACAAAAGGTAGTTTTGTAGCGAAAGTACCTGAAGGAGACAAAGGAATTGGTATTTATATAGTTCGTGCCGCTTACCAAGATCAAGGAGCTAACAACATGCCTCCGTTAATGGCAGAAAAAACATTTGTTTTGAGATCGTCTAGAATAGATGTACATACTTTTGATGAATATGTAGATATCAACAAAATGTCTTTCGGTGGGAATAATATAGCTATCCCTTCAAAATCTGGCTCTTATATGTCAATCAATCAAATTGATTTATCAGGCTTAGCTTCTGTACAATTGGCTGCGGCAGCACCAAAAGCTCAATTAAATGCTGCGGGTGGTAAGGTTGAGTTACGTATTGGAAGTCCTGATGGAACATTAATTGGTGAGTCTAAATTCTTAGAAGCCTCAGACAAACCTGGATTTGCACCAGATATTATTAATGCTCCTATAAATTTACCAAACGATTATGATGGTTCACTTAAAGACCTTTACCTAGTTTTTGTAAATGATACACCAGATAATGCCAACTCATTAATGGTTGTAATGGGAATAGAATTTAAAATGGCTAATGGAAAAACTGAGATCGTTGAAGCATCCAACCAAAAAACAAATAAACTGTAAGTACAAGGAATATTTAAATATAAGTTTTAACATAAGCAAGCACCAGCAATGGTGTTTGCTTTTTTATTTGCTCAATTAAAATAGCATTCGATAATACACCATTATTTATAATTTTGGGAAATAAGTTATTTGCAGATTATAAATACATGAATTAGTAGATAATCAAAATTTAATAACAATTAGTATACTTTAAAAAAAGCGTTTTTTATGTCATCTGAAGATAAATTGTATAACAGTGAAGCTTTTCAATCGAAAATTAAACAGTGTAAAATATTTAAATTAAAGTATCCGAAAGGTGGGCATTATAATGATGGATTTGAGCTAAACGGAGAAGTGAACAGAACTACTACCAATGAACTTTTAAAGTTACTAGATGACTTAGGAGTTAAATATTTACTTCATGAGGCAGAACCTATTCTTGAAAAAGACAAATATGGACTTACAATAAATTGGTGTAGACCTATAGAGTTAAACAATCTAAAAATGTGGTTAGAGCTAAATAATTGGTGTGAATGTTATGGCTTTAAAACCTTCATACATGTAAATCCAACAAATTTTTCGGTTACCTTCAATTTTAATTCAAAGAGCTGGTATAATGTAACATTAGAAGATGTAGAAAGGGCTTATTTGTTTGAGAAGGAATTAGAAAGACATGGTCTAATTAAACGTTAAAGCAAATAGCAGAGATGATGTTTGCTGTTTTTCTATTCGAACAAAATGGATACGATATTTATCTCGTTTTAAAGATAAAAAATTTTAAAATTGAGATACTTATCAATCTTTTCAATTATACTAATTTTGTTAGCTTGCGATCAAAATCAATCTGCTAATCAGCATTTATTTCCCGCTAAAAAATTCGGTAAGTACGGATTGGTGAATTTGTAATACAGCCAAGATTTGATGATGTTCATAGATTCTCAGAAGGATTTGCAGCTGTAAGAATTGATTCATTTTGGGGTTATATCGATTCTATAGGTAATGTAAAAATCGAACCTCAATATTATGAAGTGGAAGATTTCTCTTGTGGATTAGCTTTAGTTGATCTAATAAATATCTCAGCTGAACAAATATTTATAAATAAATCTGGTGAAATCGCATTTAAACCCCAAACCTATACATGGAGTTTTAGTGAAGGATTAGCAAAAAGCAAAATAGATAATAAAATAGTCTTCTATAATTTGAAAGGTGAAATCACAATAAAAACAGACTATCTATATGGAGATTCATTCAAAAATGGATTGGCTAAGATTTGGGACAAAGATAGCACTAAATATATTGATAAAACTGGTAAAGAAATCATCAAGTTGAGTGGTATAGGCCATAGTCCCTTTTCAGAAGATATTGCTATTGTTAGAAAAAACTTTAATGTATTAATTAATAAAAAGGGGAAGATTGTTGTCGATACACCAAGTCTTGATGGAGTTCTCTTCGATTTTTCGGAAGGATTAGCACAAATAACTTATGCAGGTGAAAGTTTATCTTCTGGATTTGTTGATACTAAAGGAGAAATTATTGTCCCAATGGAATACAATTCTACCGATAAATTTAATGGTGGATATGCTGCTTTCAAAAAAAATAACAAGTGGGGCTTCTTTAATACCAAAGGCGAAATTGTGATTCCACCAATATTTGATAATATAGATCATGAATACGGTTTTAAATATGGGTTATGTTGGGCTAAAAAAGATAAAGTTAGAGGGTACATCAATAACTTAGGCAATTTCATTTGGATCCAAAATGATAATTATCTCTATGAACCTATTGATACTTTAAACTGGAAACTTGATACCTTAAATGCTGAAAGTTTTCTTTTTCTAAACCAATCGATATCAAATAATTATCCTCATAAAATACAAAGTGATTCATCTTCTATAATTCAACTAAAAGTAGTTCCAGAGTTGCTTACTCCTTACGAAAATAAATATTTTGGTTTAAAGATTTTTTTAATTAATGGTTCGAAAGATTCATTAAATATTCATACTCAAGATGAAAATATAAAACTATACCAACAAGTAAAAGTAAATGATGGGAAGTGGGTAACCTTAGAAAATAAAAGTTCAATATTATGTATAAGTAGCATAAGTCATTTTTTACTCCTACCAAAAAATTATATAGTATTTGCAACACCTATTTTAAAAGGAGATATAAATAGTAAATTTAGAATTGTACTTCACATAAATAATAAGCTGAAAATTTATTCTAATGAATTTGAAGGATGTTTTTCAAGTACTATTCTTAAAGAGAATCTATCAGATTAAATATTTTATTTTTGCTCAAAACCCCTCATTTCATTAATCCCTCATATAATTTAAACATTGTTCAGCCGGTATATTAACTCAACAGCTATATTTGAAAACAAAGATTAACAATCAGCATGAAATTTTTCAAATGGATTAACGACTATTTTTTTGGTGTTAAATTAAATGTAGAAATAGATTTAAATGGTGAATGGGAAGGCTTTTTTAAGTATAGTCAGTATGCACATCATTTGCTTCAAAAAATACAATTCGATTTTACTCTAACCTTAACCGAAGAAAACGGAGACATCAATGGTTATTTCATAGAAGAGATGATTGGCGGTGAAGTCGATGATAAAATACTATGTTACGGTATAACTAAAGGTAGAAAAATAGAATTCCACAAGATTTATAATACTTGCTATGTGTTAAAAGAAGATGGCTTTGCTTATGAAGAAAGCGCATACAACCCTCCATTAGTAAAATATTATGGACACTTTTACCCACAAGAAAATAAATACTTTGGTGATTGGAGCATGAAATACGAAATTGAAGGTAAACGCCAATATACATCAGGATACTGGGAGATGAGAAAAAAAGAATAAAATCTACATTATAAATCACACAAGCAGGTCAATAAACTAACACAATCATGATTTATCTACTACCAATAATTATCATCGGTATATTTAGCTTTGTTTGGTTCAGAAAAAACACTATGCCAAGTTGGAATACACCAATAGAACCTTTTCCTAATGAATGGAGAATTATTTTGCACAAAGAAGTTACTTTTTACAATTCCCTTTCTGATGAAGAGCAAAAGAAATTTGAATACAAAATTCAAGAGTTTTTACTGAACTGTAGAATTACAGGTATCGAAACTACAGTCGATACGACCGATAAACTCCTGATAGCTTCTAGTGCCATTATTCCCATTTTTGCTTTTGACAATTGGAGATACAGCAACCTTAAAGAAGTGTTACTCTACCCTACCTCGTTTAATAAACAATTTGAAACCAGTGGTGAAGAAAGATTAATTTTAGGCATGGTTGGCACAGGTTATATGGAAGGCAAAATGATATTATCTCAACAAGCTTTGAAACATGGTTTTAAAAACGAAACGGATAAAAAAAATACCGCAATTCATGAGTTTGTCCACCTAATAGATAAAGCTGATGGAGTAATTGACGGAATTCCATCATTACTACTAGAAAAACAATATACAATCCCTTGGCTAGACCTCATCAATAAAAGTATTGACGAAATCTATAATGGAAAATCTGATATTAACCCTTACGGTGGTACCAATAGAGCAGAGTTTTTCTCGGTTATTAGCGAATATTTTTTCGAGCGACCAAAGCTGCTTGAAAGAAAACACCCTGAGTTATATGCACTACTTGAGCGAATTTTTAAGCAAGATATGACAGCTAGAAAACTCAAAAAAGTAACAATTAGCCGAAATAGCCCATGCCCCTGCAACAGTGGTGAAAAGTTTAAAGATTGCTGCGGCAAAGTCCATTATAAAAAGAAACACTAAACTAGAGCTTCATTCTTAATTGTACTTTCACTTAACCTCAAACTGTAATTCATGTGCTTCTTGGGGTGTAGGAATTTCCAGTCCGTTTATCATTTTCTCAATCACTTTTTCAGGCACTTTATATTTTCTATTGTGATTTTGAGCAAGCAACTGTTTATAAGGAACTTCTATATAAACAACCTTTATTCTGCCGCCATACTCTGCAAATAAAGAAATCCACTTACTTCTCCTATCTGTGGTGAGATTAGTAGCATTAAAAACAAAAGATTTTCTTGCTCGCATATACTCTTTGGCCCTCTCTTTACCAATTTGAATTACCTCTCCATTTTTCTTTTTATCAGTAGGGTCAATGTTATATTCTCTTCTTATTTCATCGAGAGATAAAACAGGTAAACCTTTTAGATTTTGGTTTACAAAAGTATCTTTCCCACTTCCTGGTAGTGCACTCATCACAAATACATCAAATTTTAAATCATCAAAAGGCACATAATCTGGTGAAGTATTAGACCTATTCAAATACCAATATCTACTATAGTTCGATTCAAACTTTCGAGGCTTACCAAAGCATTTATTTTCTTTACATAATTCTATAAATAAGTCAATGCGGAGCAAGATTTCTTTTTGGTCAGTACAAATTCTACCCAACACATCTGCTTTGGCCAAAATGGATAATAGCTTGG includes these proteins:
- a CDS encoding WG repeat-containing protein; protein product: MGEFVIQPRFDDVHRFSEGFAAVRIDSFWGYIDSIGNVKIEPQYYEVEDFSCGLALVDLINISAEQIFINKSGEIAFKPQTYTWSFSEGLAKSKIDNKIVFYNLKGEITIKTDYLYGDSFKNGLAKIWDKDSTKYIDKTGKEIIKLSGIGHSPFSEDIAIVRKNFNVLINKKGKIVVDTPSLDGVLFDFSEGLAQITYAGESLSSGFVDTKGEIIVPMEYNSTDKFNGGYAAFKKNNKWGFFNTKGEIVIPPIFDNIDHEYGFKYGLCWAKKDKVRGYINNLGNFIWIQNDNYLYEPIDTLNWKLDTLNAESFLFLNQSISNNYPHKIQSDSSSIIQLKVVPELLTPYENKYFGLKIFLINGSKDSLNIHTQDENIKLYQQVKVNDGKWVTLENKSSILCISSISHFLLLPKNYIVFATPILKGDINSKFRIVLHINNKLKIYSNEFEGCFSSTILKENLSD
- a CDS encoding AAA family ATPase, encoding MWKFPIYEVNKPVNWSALEAQFDWFRDMKDVPQDAIWHAEGDVFTHTKMVVEAMLSLPEFQELDEQEKHILFASAMLHDVEKRSTTTTEIIDGKQRTVSPKHAKKGEYTARKILYKDIITHFHIREQITKLVRLHGLPLWAIEKHDPTKEVISASLVVDTKLLSILAKADVLGRICTDQKEILLRIDLFIELCKENKCFGKPRKFESNYSRYWYLNRSNTSPDYVPFDDLKFDVFVMSALPGSGKDTFVNQNLKGLPVLSLDEIRREYNIDPTDKKKNGEVIQIGKERAKEYMRARKSFVFNATNLTTDRRSKWISLFAEYGGRIKVVYIEVPYKQLLAQNHNRKYKVPEKVIEKMINGLEIPTPQEAHELQFEVK
- a CDS encoding ThuA domain-containing protein; this encodes MKMISLRTPYLLLGFFLLCFSCTKQQQHKNILVFSKTEGFRHESIEAGKTALTKMAQEKGFDVSFTEDATQFNENNLKKYNTIVFLNTTGDILNDEQQTSFERYIQAGGGYVGIHSATDTEYDWPWYGALAGAYFLDHPSDPSNVQKGKFMVTETNWATEGMPKEFERTDEFYSYKNISPKINVVVELDNESYIGGNNPGFHPMSWYQEFDGGRAFYTGMGHTDETFSEKLFLDHLWAGINYTSGGDTPKPLDFSKAKPEENRFTKVVLKEKLDEPMELTILDDRRILFIQRKGEVLLYNILTKELKTIAKIPVSLKYVSKEGKESTAEDGLLGLNKDPNFAENHWIYLYYSPVEEPMNVLARFELDGDELLLDTKKVMLEVPTQREECCHTGGSIAWDSEGNLYLSTGDNTNPHGSSGYSPSDERDGRSAWDAQKSSANTNDLRGKILRITPQADGTYKIPAGNLFSEGTDKTRPEIYTMGHRNPFRISIDQHTGYLYWGDVGPDASKPDSTRGPAGHDEVGQAKKAGNFGWPHFVGNNIAYHKYDFENEISLPKWDPKAPINTSPNNTGLEKLPPAQNAFIWYPYAESEIFPLVGAGGRNAMAGPVYYSGDFKNAERAFPSYYDGKLLAYEWMRGWIMSVTMDEEGNLASMERFMPSYRFSNPMDMEFHENGDLYMLEYGSGWFTQNDDARLIRIEYNGGNRKPQIKMIASQMGGSVPFDLKLSAAGTTDADADELKYTWKVTSDNNFSETINTQDANLNLNDIGVYNVTLTVDDGKGGVNSQSMEVVAGNEPPVLTLDMPNSNKSFYVPNASVAYDIQVNDKEDGSLESGIDPAEVSVSIDYLAEGFDQIEIAQGHRSADASAQFVSGKKLIDGSDCVACHKQKEKSIGPSYLDVALKYKGDNNAVEYLSKKIISGGGGVWGETAMAAHPQLSAEEASDIAKYILSISNQKKDENALPTKGSFVAKVPEGDKGIGIYIVRAAYQDQGANNMPPLMAEKTFVLRSSRIDVHTFDEYVDINKMSFGGNNIAIPSKSGSYMSINQIDLSGLASVQLAAAAPKAQLNAAGGKVELRIGSPDGTLIGESKFLEASDKPGFAPDIINAPINLPNDYDGSLKDLYLVFVNDTPDNANSLMVVMGIEFKMANGKTEIVEASNQKTNKL
- a CDS encoding NUDIX hydrolase; translation: MRAISQQNFIQQLSIDCVIFGYKEGNLQVLIPKLNLIGGFWALPSGFIFQHESIDQAAQRILEERTGIKEVFLDQFRVFGEAQRTNSTFFKKMLDLNQEKLGEVFFEKEDYDWITKRFVSIGYYALVDINKVNPRTTELDHSINWYDIKELPEMILDHNQQVQQALEMLRINFDYKLIWFNLLPEKFTMKELQKLYEVVFDKPFRRNNFQKKMLDLDVLERLEKKFTGAANKAPFLYRFKK
- a CDS encoding zinc-dependent peptidase, translating into MIYLLPIIIIGIFSFVWFRKNTMPSWNTPIEPFPNEWRIILHKEVTFYNSLSDEEQKKFEYKIQEFLLNCRITGIETTVDTTDKLLIASSAIIPIFAFDNWRYSNLKEVLLYPTSFNKQFETSGEERLILGMVGTGYMEGKMILSQQALKHGFKNETDKKNTAIHEFVHLIDKADGVIDGIPSLLLEKQYTIPWLDLINKSIDEIYNGKSDINPYGGTNRAEFFSVISEYFFERPKLLERKHPELYALLERIFKQDMTARKLKKVTISRNSPCPCNSGEKFKDCCGKVHYKKKH